One Saccharomyces kudriavzevii IFO 1802 strain IFO1802 genome assembly, chromosome: 7 DNA segment encodes these proteins:
- the RRT6 gene encoding Rrt6p (similar to Saccharomyces cerevisiae RRT6 (YGL146C); ancestral locus Anc_2.327), giving the protein MKENRREIARSKGTLQKSRMGVRGSNMCSKWHILDRILLLISLLLATNAELSSDVNSREVYMPIFNNGLSFKVPPIKRSSLIGGAPYEEFAYSSSLSASDGAFCMVFDDGMDYVSKEVVFEIRVMDVLQEETDSSRFGGTSHDRGKQSLDFSIFNNRNGDLLRSKRNLVSGVSVIEVNPGDSSQFWICFVNLVYDGSWSSIDTEKSVTMQMTYNDNLNPEMLFHLAKQMTPEVVQALKKVSDGLFEMVSDIGLLQMESDRRNLNEATYSYLIVGFVLLMVAQLISNVIVTGYLIIKIKGKHPRHIRKKGL; this is encoded by the coding sequence ATGAAAGAAAACCGCCGGGAAATTGCTCGAAGCAAAGGTACACTACAAAAAAGCCGAATGGGAGTTCGAGGAAGTAATATGTGCAGTAAGTGGCATATTTTAGATCGAATATTGCTTCTAATCAGTCTATTACTTGCTACAAATGCAGAGTTGAGTAGCGATGTAAATTCCAGGGAAGTATATATGCCGATTTTTAATAATGGTCTATCGTTCAAGGTGCCGCCTATTAAGCGGTCGTCGCTGATAGGAGGGGCCCCGTATGAAGAGTTTGCGTATAGTTCAAGTTTGAGCGCTTCCGACGGTGCGTTCTGCATGGTGTTTGATGACGGTATGGATTACGTATCTAAAGAAgttgtttttgaaattcgTGTAATGGATGTTctgcaagaagaaactgaCTCGAGTCGGTTTGGCGGAACCAGCCACGATCGCGGGAAGCAGTCTCTGGACTTTAGCATCTTTAATAACAGGAACGGCGATTTATTAAGAAGCAAGAGAAACCTGGTGAGCGGGGTGTCGGTCATCGAAGTCAATCCTGGAGACAGCAGTCAATTCTGGATATGCTTCGTAAATCTGGTCTACGACGGGTCGTGGAGCTCGATCGACACCGAAAAGTCTGTAACGATGCAGATGACCTATAACGATAATCTCAATCCCGAAATGCTGTTCCATTTGGCCAAGCAAATGACACCAGAAGTCGTGCAGGCTTTGAAGAAAGTCTCCGACGGCCTATTTGAAATGGTGAGCGACATCGGGCTGTTGCAAATGGAGAGCGATAGGCGCAATCTAAATGAAGCGACCTACAGCTATCTGATTGTGGGGTTTGTGTTGCTCATGGTAGCACAATTGATATCGAATGTTATAGTTACTGGCTATTTGATCATCAAAATTAAGGGCAAGCATCCTCGCCATATTAGAAAGAAAGGTTTGTAA
- the TIP20 gene encoding Tip20p (similar to Saccharomyces cerevisiae TIP20 (YGL145W); ancestral locus Anc_2.329): MNDVEDLLNINDRIQQVRSDRDQLASKLQNLRQSMASNDTEVARSELIAQEIIDTGSDARGIERLRAKYGNLQVLDKLEKVVVQRTQLQASIDQLNGLDHRLDELTQQPLAQFCLDDIEILNAKLRDAFATVPQRACTDSQRAAYGNLESNVIAKYNKLLQKLAINWSDSFDQELLEAQWDTSKFVSPSVNLVEHLRETSAKLYRLSQLYLPLEQGTQSNANVNHRSCSTNGQGHILWNFKSMANNFNVRFTYHFHATSSKIETYFQFLNDYLTENLYKCINIFHCDSRGLTKQIIHEQFINYVLQPIRDKVKSTLFQNDLKTLIVLISQILATDKNLLTSFHYHGLGLVSLISDEIWEKWINYEVETANRQFINITKNPEDFPKSSLNFVKLINKIYDYLEPFYNLDFDLLIRYKLMTCSLIFMNLTSSYLDYILTVDSLNQTRTKEQELYQTMAKLQHVNLVYKKIRFLSSNFIFIQLTDVVNNTESKKYNSLFQNVENDYEKAMNADMQNSIVHRIQKLLKETLRNYFKISTWSTLETPIDENDGAATVLSAELVNSMNVLTRLINKLDSLDIPLAISLKVKNELLNIIVNYFTESILKLNKFNRDGLNQFLHDFESLRSILSLPSHATNYKCMSLHELINILKLKYDPNNQQFLDPEYIKTGDFTFLKEIYSIKYLKDTKIQDALYRIIYGNIV; this comes from the coding sequence atgaacGACGTTGAAGACCTTCTGAATATCAATGACAGGATTCAGCAGGTGCGGAGTGACAGAGACCAGCTGGCATCTAAACTGCAAAACCTGAGGCAATCAATGGCCAGCAATGACACGGAAGTGGCTCGCTCAGAGCTGATAGCACAAGAGATCATCGACACGGGTTCAGATGCCAGAGGAATCGAACGGTTGAGAGCGAAGTATGGTAATTTGCAGGTCCTGGATAAACTGGAAAAGGTTGTTGTTCAACGAACCCAATTACAAGCTAGTATAGACCAATTAAACGGGTTAGACCATCGGCTGGATGAGCTGACTCAACAACCGCTGGCCCAATTCTGTCTGGATGACATAGAAATTCTAAACGCAAAGCTGAGAGATGCCTTTGCTACCGTTCCTCAAAGAGCCTGTACTGATTCTCAACGCGCTGCTTATGGCAATCTTGAATCAAATGTCATCGCCAAATATAATAAGCTCCTACAAAAATTGGCCATCAACTGGAGCGACTCGTTTGACCAAGAGTTGTTAGAAGCACAGTGGGATACGTCAAAATTCGTGTCTCCCTCGGTCAATCTGGTCGAGCATCTGAGAGAAACTTCCGCTAAGCTTTATAGATTGAGTCAACTCTACCTACCCTTAGAGCAGGGGACACAAAGCAATGCCAACGTAAATCATCGTTCATGCTCAACAAACGGCCAAGGGCATATACTATGGAATTTTAAGTCTATGGCAAATAACTTCAACGTCAGATTCACTTACCATTTCCACGCCACGTCCTCCAAGATTGAGACGTACTTCCAATTTTTAAACGATTACCTGACAGAAAATTTATACAAGTGCATTAACATTTTTCACTGCGATTCACGAGGGTTAACCAAGCAAATCATTCATGAACAATTCATCAATTACGTCCTACAACCCATAAGAGATAAGGTAAAGTCTACTTTATTCCAAAACGATTTGAAGACTTTGATTGTCTTAATTTCTCAGATCCTGGCCACAGACAAAAATTTATTGACTTCGTTCCATTATCATGGACTAGGTCTAGTGTCGTTAATATCCGACGAAATATGGGAAAAATGGATCAACTATGAAGTTGAAACGGCTAATAGACAATTCATTAATATAACCAAGAATCCAGAAGATTTCCCGAAatcttcattgaattttgtCAAACTTATCAACAAGATTTATGACTACTTAGAGCCCTTTTACAATCTAGACTTCGATCTATTAATAAGGTACAAACTCATGACCTGCTCGTTGATTTTTATGAACTTGACCTCATCCTATCTGGATTACATTTTAACCGTGGACTCCTTGAATCAAACAAGAACCAAAGAGCAGGAATTGTACCAAACTATGGCCAAGCTGCAACATGTCAACTTAGTgtacaaaaaaattagattTCTGTCTTCaaacttcattttcatccagCTAACTGATGTTGTCAATAACACggaatcaaaaaaatataactCGCTTTTCCAGAATGTGGAGAATGACTACGAAAAAGCCATGAACGCGGACATGCAAAATTCTATTGTTCacagaattcaaaaattattgaaggaAACACTGCGAAATTACTTCAAGATTTCAACTTGGTCAACACTAGAAACGCCCATCGACGAAAATGACGGTGCAGCTACCGTACTTAGCGCCGAATTGGTCAATTCAATGAACGTTTTGACAAGATTGATCAATAAATTGGATTCATTGGATATTCCATTAGCTATATCACTTAAAGTTAAAAATGAACTGTTAAATATTATTGTCAATTATTTCACAGAGTCCATCTTAAAGttgaacaaattcaatCGGGATGGTTTGAATCAATTCCTGCATGATTTTGAGTCTTTAAGGAGCATTTTGAGCCTACCATCTCATGCTACCAATTACAAATGTATGAGCTTGCACGAACTGATAAATATATTGAAACTGAAATATGATCCAAATAATCAGCAGTTCCTAGATCCAGAATATATCAAAACAGGTGATTTCACATTTTTAAAAGAAATCTACTCTATCAAGTACTTGAAAGATACAAAGATTCAGGATGCACTTTACCGAATCATATATGGGAATATAGTTTAG
- the INO80 gene encoding chromatin-remodeling ATPase INO80 (similar to Saccharomyces cerevisiae INO80 (YGL150C); ancestral locus Anc_2.317) yields the protein MSLDVLLNKEDKDISDFSKATTERRATSNSSKVVADARPTKVLDKRHAYLAQLNSEFDRIKRRDSIEQLYQDWKFINLQEFELISEWNQQSKDWQFDNINDSNEPHFKKLYRDMSAIDKEWSEYHYFKNTNLSDIINEKEADEDEDEDEEELEDGEEVMEEEEGKNSKHVNGKTVRGNGVQKSKKKVSTAAIKSEQNNADAVVTADGDEKEGDEKDNENENENDNDNDDEEENDDDDEEEDEMEDLDEEDFAAFEEQDDNEDEDFNPDIEKRRKRSSSSSSSTKLSMNSLSLITSKKINKNITINSDRPKIVRELIKMCNKNKHQKIKKRRFTNCIVTDYNPIDSKLNIKITLKQYHVKRLKKLINDAKREREREEALKNNVGLDGNGLENDEDGSESHKRRKLNNGNANGIDDPAKRKFNTRHGLPTYGMKMNAKEARAIQRHYDNTYTTIWKDMARKDSTKMSRLVQQIQSIRSTNFRKTSSLCAREAKKWQSKNFKQIKDFQTRARRGIREMSNFWKKNEREERDLKKKIEKEAMELAKKEEEEKESKRQAKKLNFLLTQTELYSHFIGRKIKTNELEGNNAPSNDSVNQKNIDISALAPNKNDFHSIDFDNENDEQLRQRAAENASNALAETRAKAKQFDDHANAHGEEDEEDELNFQNPTSLGEITIEQPKILACTLKEYQLKGLNWLANLYDQGINGILADEMGLGKTVQSISVLAHLAENHNIWGPFLVVTPASTLHNWVNEISKFLPEFKILPYWGNANDRKVLRKFWDRKNLRYSRNAPFHVMVTSYQMVVTDANYLQKMKWQYMILDEAQAIKSSQSSRWKNLLSFHCRNRLLLTGTPIQNSMQELWALLHFIMPSLFDSHDEFNEWFSKDIESHAEANTKLNQQQLRRLHMILKPFMLRRVKKNVQSELGDKIEIDVLCDLTQRQAKLYQVLKSQISTNYDAIENAATNDSTSNSTSNSGSDQNLINAVMQFRKVCNHPDLFERADVDSPFSFATFGKTTSMLTASVANNNNGVVNNSNLNLSSANSNNISNRKFTDLIYSSRNPIKYNLPRLVYDDLILPNYNNNVDIVQKLINVKFNIFNSSLNYELCLLLSKLTGETSLNEFFRISNTPLLKKIIEYRDRPRNPNSLILTNKTQELQEVAKKSSSKGVMASLLNVKEITYEDEYLNNIQRGYHPNVSAPPITIEVIGSSHISNSINNELFDPVVTQALSDIPAITQYNMHVNKKISVENFPRTGLFPEPLNKNFSSNISMPSMDRFITESAKLRKLDELLVKLKAEGHRVLIYFQMTKMMDLMEEYLTYKQYNHIRLDGSSKLEDRRDLVHDWQTNPEIFVFLLSTRAGGLGINLTAADTVIFYDSDWNPTIDSQAMDRAHRLGQTRQVTVYRLLVRGTIEERMRDRAKQKEQVQQVVMEGKTQEKNIKTIEVGENDSEVTPESGKNMIQDKVTATASALA from the coding sequence ATGTCGCTGGATGTTTTGCTTAACAAGGAAGATAAGGACATATccgatttttcaaaggccACCACAGAGAGGCGTGCTACAAGTAACAGCAGCAAAGTTGTTGCCGATGCCAGACCTACCAAAGTGCTAGATAAGAGGCACGCGTATCTGGCTCAACTGAACAGTGAGTTTGACCGCATCAAGAGAAGAGACTCCATAGAGCAGCTCTATCAGGATTGGAAGTTCATCAACTTGCAGGAATTCGAGTTGATATCAGAATGGAATCAGCAGTCCAAGGACTGGCAGTTCGACAACATCAATGATTCTAACGAGCCgcatttcaaaaagttgtACCGTGACATGAGCGCAATTGATAAGGAATGGTCAGAATACCactatttcaaaaatacaaaTCTATCGGATATAATCAACGAAAAGGAAGCtgacgaagacgaagacgaagatgaagaagagctGGAAGATGGCGAAGAGGtaatggaagaagaagagggGAAGAATAGTAAGCACGTCAACGGGAAAACCGTGCGTGGAAATGGTGTTCaaaaatcgaaaaagaaagtttcCACGGCCGCTATTAAGAGTGAACAAAACAATGCCGATGCTGTCGTAACTGCAGATGGTGACGAGAAGGAAGGTGACGAGAAGGACAATGAGaacgaaaacgaaaatgacaatgacaatgatgatgaagaagaaaatgatgatgacgacgagGAGGAGGACGAGATGGAAGATCTTGACGAGGAGGATTTTGCTGCCTTCGAAGAACAGGACGACAATGAGGACGAAGACTTCAACCctgatattgaaaagaggAGAAAAAGATCTTCgtcctcttcatcatctacCAAGCTGTCCATGAACTCGTTATCTTTAATAAcgtccaaaaaaataaataaaaatatcaccATCAACAGCGATAGGCCCAAAATCGTACGCGAACTGATCAAAATGTGCAATAAGAACAAACACCAAAAGATtaagaagagaagattCACCAATTGTATTGTCACCGATTACAACCCCATCGACTCgaaattgaacatcaaaaTCACTCTAAAGCAGTATCATGTCAAGaggctgaaaaaattaatcaaCGATGCcaagagagaaagagaaagagaagaggCTCTGAAAAACAACGTTGGTTTGGATGGTAACGGCctagaaaatgatgaagacggTTCAGAGTCTCACAAGAGGAGAAAACTAAACAACGGTAACGCTAATGGTATCGACGATCCTGCCAAGAGAAAGTTCAATACTAGACACGGGTTGCCCACTTATGGTATGAAGATGAACGCTAAGGAAGCCCGGGCCATCCAGAGGCACTATGACAACACCTACACGACGATTTGGAAAGATATGGCACGTAAGGACTCTACGAAGATGTCAAGATTGGTTCAACAAATACAATCGATCAGATCAACAAATTTCAGGAAAACCTCCTCACTATGTGCTAGAGAAGCGAAGAAGTGGCAATCCAAGAACTTTAAACAAATAAAGGATTTCCAAACCAGGGCTAGAAGGGGTATTAGAGAAATGTCGAAtttctggaagaaaaacgaacgtgaagaaagagatttaaagaaaaagatagaAAAGGAGGCTATGGAACTAgcaaagaaggaagaagaggaaaaggaaTCCAAGAGACAAGCTAAAAAACTAAATTTCTTGCTGACTCAAACTGAACTGTATTCGCATTTCATTGGAaggaaaatcaaaacaaacGAATTAGAAGGTAACAATGCCCCCAGCAATGATTCAGTAAACCAGAAGAATATCGATATTTCAGCCTTGGCCccaaataaaaatgactTCCACTCTATCGATTtcgataatgaaaatgacgaaCAATTGAGGCAAAGAGCTGCGGAAAATGCCTCCAATGCACTGGCCGAAACAAGGGCCAAAGCCAAGCAATTTGACGATCATGCTAATGCACACGGggaagaagatgaggaagatgaGTTGAATTTCCAAAACCCAACATCATTAGGAGAAATAACTATTGAGCAACCTAAGATACTAGCATGTACTCtcaaagaatatcaatTGAAAGGGTTGAATTGGTTAGCTAACCTTTATGACCAAGGTATCAACGGTATTCTGGCAGATGAAATGGGGTTGGGTAAAACCGTACAATCTATTTCTGTTCTGGCTCATTTGGCTGAGAACCATAATATTTGGGGGCCCTTCCTCGTGGTCACTCCTGCTTCCACTCTGCATAACTGGGTTAACGAAATATCCAAATTTCTACCCGAATTTAAAATTTTGCCGTATTGGGGGAATGCCAATGACCGTAAAGTtctcagaaaattttgggaTAGGAAGAACTTAAGGTATAGTAGGAACGCGCCATTTCATGTTATGGTCACGTCGTACCAAATGGTCGTCACTGACGCCAACtatttgcaaaaaatgaaatggCAATATATGATCCTGGATGAGGCACAGGCAATTAAATCTTCACAATCCTCtagatggaaaaatttattAAGTTTCCACTGTCGTAACAGATTACTATTGACTGGTACTCCTATTCAAAATAGTATGCAAGAACTATGGGCGCTTTTACATTTCATCATGCCCTCCCTTTTCGACTCCCACgatgaattcaatgaatGGTTCTCTAAGGATATTGAATCTCATGCGGAAGCAAATACTAAACTAAATCAGCAACAATTACGTCGTTTGCATATGATTTTGAAACCATTCATGTTAAGACGTGTGAAAAAGAACGTTCAATCCGAATTAGGTGACaagattgaaattgatGTTTTATGTGATTTAACTCAGAGGCAAGCTAAACTGTATCAAGTGTTGAAATCTCAGATCTCCACCAACTACGATGCTATCGAAAATGCCGCCACAAACGACTCTACGTCCAATTCCACTTCAAATTCAGGTTCTGATCAGAACTTAATTAACGCAGTTATGCAGTTTAGAAAAGTCTGTAACCATCCAgatctttttgaaaggGCAGATGTGGACTCTCCGTTTTCCTTCGCTACTTTTGGAAAAACTACTTCAATGCTAACTGCGTCCGTGGctaacaacaacaatggtGTCGTAAATAATAGCAATTTGAATCTCTCTAGCGCGAACAGCAACAATATCTCGAATAGGAAGTTTACAGATTTGATTTACTCTTCAAGAAACCCAATAAAATACAATCTACCAAGACTAGTTTATGACGATTTAATCTTACCAAactataataataatgtgGATATAGTACAGAAATTGATAAATGTGaaattcaatatcttcaattCATCACTCAATTACGAACTGTGCTTACTCTTATCCAAATTGACGGGAGAAACATCGctgaatgaatttttcagaatatcCAATACGCCACtactcaaaaaaataattgaaTACAGGGACCGCCCACGAAATCCCAATAGTTTGATACTTACAAATAAAACTCAAGAATTACAAGAAGTTGCTAAGAAATCATCCTCCAAAGGTGTGATGGCATCATTGCTGAACGTTAAAGAAATAACTTATGAAGAtgaatatttgaataacaTACAGCGTGGTTATCATCCTAATGTCTCTGCTCCTCCAATAACCATTGAAGTTATTGGTTCCAGTCACATATCTAATAGCATAAATAACGAATTATTTGACCCGGTAGTAACTCAAGCATTATCTGATATTCCAGCAATAACGCAATACAACATGCACgtcaacaaaaaaatatccgTTGAGAATTTCCCAAGGACAGGACTATTCCCTGAACCACTAAATAAGAACTTCTCATCCAACATTTCTATGCCGTCTATGGATAGATTCATTACCGAATCAGCTAAGCTAAGGAAATTGGATGAATTATTGGTGAAACTAAAGGCGGAAGGTCACAGAGTCCTTATTTATTTCCAAATGACCAAGATGATGGATCTGATGGAAGAATATTTGACCTATAAACAATACAATCACATTAGATTAGATGGTTCATCGAAGTTGGAAGATCGTCGTGATTTGGTTCACGATTGGCAAACAAATccagaaatttttgtcttCCTTCTAAGTACGAGGGCCGGTGGTTTGGGTATTAACTTAACCGCCGCTGACACAGTCATCTTTTACGATTCAGATTGGAACCCTACTATTGATTCACAGGCTATGGATAGAGCACATAGACTGGGCCAAACTAGACAGGTCACAGTATATAGACTGCTTGTTCGCGGCACGATCGAGGAAAGAATGAGAGATAGAGCAaaacaaaaggaacaaGTTCAACAGGTAGTCATGGAAGGTAAAactcaagaaaagaacatcAAAACCATTGAAGTGGGTGAAAATGATTCTGAAGTCACTCCTGAAAGTGGTAAAAACATGATTCAAGACAAGGTTACAGCAACAGCAAGTGCATTagcatga
- the RPL9A gene encoding 60S ribosomal protein uL6 (similar to Saccharomyces cerevisiae RPL9A (YGL147C); ancestral locus Anc_2.321), giving the protein MKYIQTEQQIEVPEGVTVSIKSRIVKVVGPRGTLTKNLKHIDVTFTKVSNQLIKVAVHNGDRKHVAALRTVKALVDNMISGVTRGFKYKMRYVYAHFPINVNIVEKDGAKFIEVRNFLGDKKIRNVPVRDGVAIEFSTNVKDEIVLSGNSVEDVSQNAADLQQICRVRNKDIRKFLDGIYVSHKGFIVEDL; this is encoded by the coding sequence ATGAAATACATCCAAACTGAACAACAGATCGAAGTTCCAGAAGGCGTTACTGTCAGCATCAAATCCAGAATCGTCAAGGTTGTTGGTCCAAGAGGTACTTTGACCAAGAACTTGAAGCACATTGATGTTACTTTCACCAAGGTCAGCAACCAATTGATCAAGGTTGCCGTTCACAATGGTGACAGAAAGCACGTTGCCGCCTTGAGAACCGTCAAGGCTTTGGTTGACAACATGATCTCTGGTGTCACCAGGGGTTTCAAGTACAAGATGAGATACGTTTACGCGCATTTCCCAATCAACGTCAACATTGTTGAAAAGGACGGTGCTAAGTTCATCGAAGTCAGAAACTTTTTGGGTGACAAGAAGATCAGAAACGTTCCAGTCAGAGATGGTGTTGCTATTGAATTTTCCACCAACGTTAAGGATGAAATTGTCTTATCTGGTAACTCTGTTGAGGATGTTTCCCAAAACGCTGCTGACTTGCAACAAATCTGTCGTGTCAGAAACAAGGATATCCGTAAGTTTTTGGATGGTATCTACGTTTCTCACAAGGGTTTCATTGTTGAAGATTTATAg
- the ARO2 gene encoding bifunctional chorismate synthase/riboflavin reductase [NAD(P)H] ARO2 (similar to Saccharomyces cerevisiae ARO2 (YGL148W); ancestral locus Anc_2.318) — translation MSTFGKLFRVTTYGESHCKSVGCIVDGVPPGMSLTESDIQPQLTRRRPGQSKLSTPRDEKDRVEIHSGTEFGKTLGTPIAMMIRNEDQRPHDYSDMDKFPRPSHADFTYSEKYGIKASSGGGRASARETIGRVASGAIAEKFLAQNSNVEIVAFVTQIGEIKMNRDTFDPEFQHLLNTITREKVDSMGPIRCPDASVAGLMVKEIEKYRGNKDSIGGIVTCVVRNLPTGLGEPCFDKLEAMLAHAMLSIPASKGFEIGSGFQGVSVPGSKHNDAFYFEKETNRLRTKTNNSGGVQGGISNGENIYFSVPFKSVATISQEQSTVTYDGEEGILAAKGRHDPAVTPRAIPIVEAMTALVLADALLIQKARDFSRSVVH, via the coding sequence ATGTCCACGTTTGGGAAGTTGTTCCGCGTCACCACCTATGGTGAATCGCATTGTAAGTCCGTTGGTTGTATCGTCGATGGTGTGCCTCCAGGAATGTCGCTGACTGAAAGTGACATCCAGCCACAGTtgacaagaagaaggcCAGGCCAATCTAAGCTATCCACTCCCAGGGACGAAAAGGACCGTGTGGAGATCCATTCCGGTACCGAGTTTGGCAAGACCCTGGGCACTCCCATCGCCATGATGATCAGGAACGAAGACCAGAGACCACACGACTACTCCGACATGGACAAGTTCCCTAGACCTTCCCATGCAGATTTCACCTACTCCGAGAAGTACGGCATCAAGGCCTCCTCCGGCGGTGGTAGGGCGTCCGCCAGAGAAACCATTGGCCGTGTCGCTTCAGGTGCCATTGCTGAAAAGTTCTTAGCTCAGAATTCTAATGTCGAAATCGTGGCATTTGTCACTCAAATTGGTGAAATCAAGATGAACAGAGACACCTTCGACCCCGAATTTCAGCACTTGCTGAACACCATCACCAGGGAAAAAGTAGACTCCATGGGTCCCATTAGGTGCCCAGACGCCTCAGTGGCTGGGTTGAtggtcaaagaaatcgaaaAGTACAGGGGTAACAAGGATTCCATTGGTGGTATCGTCACGTGTGTGGTGAGAAACTTGCCCACCGGTCTTGGCGAACCATGTTTTGACAAGTTGGAAGCTATGTTGGCTCACGCCATGTTGTCTATCCCAGCATCCAAGGGTTTCGAAATCGGCTCAGGTTTCCAAGGTGTCTCTGTCCCAGGGTCCAAGCACAATGATGCGTTttactttgaaaaggaGACAAACAGACTGAGAACAAAGACCAACAATTCTGGTGGTGTGCAAGGTGGTATATCCAACGGTGAGAACATCTACTTTTCTGTCCCTTTTAAGTCTGTGGCTACGATCTCCCAAGAACAAAGCACCGTCACTTATGATGGTGAAGAAGGTATCTTGGCCGCTAAGGGTAGACACGACCCTGCCGTGACCCCAAGAGCCATTCCTATTGTCGAAGCAATGACTGCTCTAGTATTGGCGGACGCCCTCTTGATTCAAAAAGCAAGAGACTTCTCCAGATCCGTCGTTCATTAA